The segment CAGCCTCTTTTTTAGTCCCAACTAGAAATAGGGTGATGAATAAAAAATGAAGTCCATTCCTCGTCGGATTTACAGTAAATGGTACCGCCGATTTTGTCGATAATTTGCTTGCACACAAATAAACCAATGCCTGTCCCAAGCTCTTTTGTCGTATAAAAAGGTTCAAAGATTGTTTTTGTGTTTTCTTCCTCAATCATTGGCCCGTTATTGGAAATAACAAAGACTATTTCGTCTGTGCTTTTTCTAGAGCTTATCTTTAAATCTCTGCCATTAGGCATTTGCTTTAAAGCGTCTATAGAATTCATAATCAGATTTAAGAGAACCTGTTTTAGTTCATCCTTAAACGTATAGAGGAAAAGAGGCTTCTCTGTTTCAATAGTAAGGTTAATTTTATTATCGACTGTGCTTGCATAGCAAAGCTGCTTAAGATTTTCAAAAAGCAAATCAATCGCGACGTTTTCTTTGCCCTTTTTTACAATCTCTGTTTTAGAAGTATGAAGAAACTGGGTAATCCTGAAATTCAATTCGTTCAGTTCATGCTGAATAATGTCCAAGTATTTCAAATCAGGATACTCGTCACGCAAAATTTTATTAAACCCAATTATAGCGGTTAATGGATTTCTGAATTCATGCACAAAACTGGAGGAGATTTGTCCGAGTACTGCCAGCTTGTCCATATGGTTGTCATTGATATACTTTGTTTTCGTATGCAATTCCCGATTCTTTAATTGCGTGTATCTTTTAACGGCATGATAACAGAAAGAATCAAAAAGGGTGTTCAGACTGTTTACAAAAGATTCTAGCTCCTGTGTGGGAAGATTCGCTTGAAAACAATATTTAATGAGGATACTTCTGCCTGCATTCACATTGTAGATAAAGTCACCGATATTAATATCGGCCTCAAGCCGCTCTTTGCCGACTTTATAAGCAAACTCCTGTAGCTCTGTATTGGAATATTCGCCTTCTAGCACCTTTATAAGAAGACCATACATGGTCACTGCATTGTTTTTGATTTCCTCCTTATGTGGATCATTAGATTCGATGACGGATATATCGATCCATTCATCAATGAATGAAGACTGGTGTTCCATCAGGAATAACATAAGTTTATTTTGTTGGTCGTTTATAAGCAAAACAAACCCTCACTTTGCATTTTTTTTCAGTTATGGTTGATATGTATGTAACTTATTCGACAAAGTGATTTAAAAACCTTTTTGAATTCATCTTTTGAAATTTTAAATATTGGCAGTTTTGAATGAGAGTTTTTCTGGAATAGTAAAGACACACAGTTTTTTTATAGGAATATTGATGCATAATATTCTTGCAATAGAAAACGTTATCA is part of the Niallia taxi genome and harbors:
- a CDS encoding histidine kinase N-terminal domain-containing protein, which codes for MLINDQQNKLMLFLMEHQSSFIDEWIDISVIESNDPHKEEIKNNAVTMYGLLIKVLEGEYSNTELQEFAYKVGKERLEADINIGDFIYNVNAGRSILIKYCFQANLPTQELESFVNSLNTLFDSFCYHAVKRYTQLKNRELHTKTKYINDNHMDKLAVLGQISSSFVHEFRNPLTAIIGFNKILRDEYPDLKYLDIIQHELNELNFRITQFLHTSKTEIVKKGKENVAIDLLFENLKQLCYASTVDNKINLTIETEKPLFLYTFKDELKQVLLNLIMNSIDALKQMPNGRDLKISSRKSTDEIVFVISNNGPMIEEENTKTIFEPFYTTKELGTGIGLFVCKQIIDKIGGTIYCKSDEEWTSFFIHHPISSWD